The genomic region GCTGCTGCGGCCGGTCCTCGCGGATGACCTCGCCCTGGACGACCTTGCCGTCGGGGTAGTGGATGCGGGTCTGCGTGAAGGCGTCGCCGAAGGAGCCGGCGGGGGCCGAGGCCATCTTGCGCTCCAGCGAACGGGCCGCGCTCCGGCCGATCCATGCCCGGACCGGCGGGAGCAGGCAGAGCAGGCCCGCCACGTCGGAGATCAGGCCGGGCATGATCAGGAGCAGGCCCGCCAGCATGGTGAGGCCGTTGCCCTGGCCGGGCTGCTGCGCGGCGGGCTGCCGTCCCTGCTGGGCCTGCTGGAAAGTGTCCGCGAGGTTCTTGAAGGCACGTCGCCCGGCCCGCTTGATGACCACCACGCCCAGGATCATCCCGCCCGCGAGCAGCGCGGCGACGGCGAGCCCGCCGGCCGCGTCGGCGACCAGGCTGAGCAGCCAGATCTCCAGGATCAGCCAGGCGGCGATCGCCAGGGGGAGGAACGTACGGGCGGGTGAGCGCCGCCGGGGGGCCGTCGATGTGGGAACGCCGGTCGTCATGCTCCCAGTGTGCACGGGTCCGTGTAAAAGCGGCCTCAGCCGGA from Streptomyces sp. NBC_00190 harbors:
- the fxsA gene encoding FxsA family membrane protein, translating into MTTGVPTSTAPRRRSPARTFLPLAIAAWLILEIWLLSLVADAAGGLAVAALLAGGMILGVVVIKRAGRRAFKNLADTFQQAQQGRQPAAQQPGQGNGLTMLAGLLLIMPGLISDVAGLLCLLPPVRAWIGRSAARSLERKMASAPAGSFGDAFTQTRIHYPDGKVVQGEVIREDRPQQPGGTGGPGDTAYRPPLAP